The proteins below are encoded in one region of Apium graveolens cultivar Ventura chromosome 4, ASM990537v1, whole genome shotgun sequence:
- the LOC141718468 gene encoding uncharacterized protein LOC141718468, translated as MGEFEMVALTQECSSFVRNKIPPKMKDPGSFTIPCTIGNSYCGMALCDLGASINLMPMSVFWKLGIGEVRPTTVTLQLADRSLAHPEGKIEDVLVKVDKFIFPANFIILDYEADREVPIILAMKYSNDGESCSAITLVDDLVSEKLEYNSSHDPLEQLILNVSEDEVDDIDLLAWLEANS; from the exons ATGGGAGAGTTTGAAATGGTGGCTCTAACACAAGAGTGTAGCTCATTTGTGCGGAATAAAATACCACCGAAGATGAAAGACCCAGGGAGTTTCACTATCCCTTGCACTATTGGAAATTCTTATTGTGGTATGGCattgtgtgatttgggagctagcattaaCTTGATGCCTATGTCTGTATTCTGGAAACTAGGAATTGGAGAAGTTCGACCTACAACTGTCACTCTTCAACTAGCAGATAGATCCCTTGCTCATCCTGAAGGAAAGATTGAAGATGTTTTGGTAAAGGTAGACAAATTTATCTTTCCTGCTAATTTTATTATCTTAGATTATGAGGCAGATCGAGAAGTTCCCATCATCTTG GCTATGAAATATTCTAATGATGGAGAATCTTGCTCGGCAATCACTTTGGTTGATGATCTAGTTTCTGAAAAACTAGAGTATAATTCTTCACATGACCCTTTGGAGCAACTAATTCTCAATGTAtctgaagatgaagttgatgATATTGATCTTTTAGCTTGGTTGGAAGCCAATTCATAA